One Synechocystis sp. LKSZ1 genomic window, TGTATGAACTGGGGTTGACCCCCGACCGGCCCTTCCGTAAATGTGCGCGGGTGGTGGGGGACGTTTTGGGGAAATACCATCCCCACGGGGATCAAGCCGTCTATGATGCCCTGGTGCGCATGGTGCAGGACTTTTCCAGTCGCTATCCCCTACTGGCGGGCCATGGTAATTTTGGTTCGGTGGACAATGACCCTGCCGCCGCCATGCGCTACACCGAAACGCGCCTAGCCCCCCTGGCCATGACGGCGGTGCTCCAGGAAATTGACGAAGCGATTATTGATTTTAGTCCCAACTTTGATAGTTCCCAACAGGAGCCCACGGTGCTCCCGGCCCAGTTACCGATTCTGCTCCTTAATGGTTGCTCAGGCATTGCGGTGGGGATGGCCACCAATATTCCGCCCCATAACCTGGGGGAAGTAGTCGATGGGCTAGTGGCCCTGATCGATAATCCTAATTTGTCCGACCAGGCCCTCTGGCAATTGATTCCCGGCCCTGATTTTCCCACTGGCGGCGAAATCCTCGACAGTGAAGGCACTCAAATGGCCTATCAAACTGGCCGGGGACTGATTCCCGTGCGGGGGGTGAGTCACCTAGAAACCATTCGCGGGGAAAAGCGCCGTAGTCATACCCGTACCGCCATTGTCGTCACCGAGTTACCTTACCAGGTTAATAAGGCGGCCTGGATTGAAAAGGTGGCCAGTCTCGTCAATCAACAAAAGTTAGAGGGCATCGCCGATCTCCGGGATGAAAGCGACCGGACAGGGATGCGGGTAGTAATCGAATTGAAACGAGATGCTGACCCCCAGGCCATCCTGAGCACGCTCTATCGCACCACGGCTCTGCAGAGTAATTTCGGGGTGATTTTCTTGGCCTTGGTCAATAATCGACCGGTTCAGCTTTCCCTACGGCAAATTTTGCAAGAATTTCTCCATTTTCGGGAAGAGACCCTGATTCGCCAGTATCGCCACGAACTGAGTCAGGCCCAGCAACGGCTAGAAGTCCTGTCCGGCTTGCGTACTGCCCTGGGCTATCTGGATCAGGTGATGGAAATTCTGCGCTCGGCTCCCGATGGCCCGACAGCCAAGGCCCAATTCCAGGTGCATCTCGACTTAACCCCTGTTCAAGCCGATGCGATTTTGGCTATGCCCCTCCGTCGTATTACTGGCCTAGAACAGCACAAACTAGAACAAGAATATACTGCTCTGGCCCATCGAGGGCAACAACTGGAAACCCTCCTAGACAATCGCCGGGAACGCCTCAAGGGCCTAAAAAAAGAACTGCGCCAACTCAAAAAACAATTCAGTGACCCGCGCCGCACTCGTATTCTGCAATCCATGCCTCTCCTGCCGGCAGTGGCCCAAACGCCAGAACCAGAACCGCCGAGTTCTATCCCTCTCCTGGAACCGCCCAAACCCCCAACTGCAAATCGGCAAGTTCTAACGCCCTCTCTTCCGTCCCCCCAACAGGTTTCTCTGGCCTTGTTTACCCCCCAGGCCCCGCCGGAGAGTGCAATTTTGCAGATTACCAGAACAGGGGAAGCGTCTTGGTGCCTCCCAGAGCAAGTAGTTCCTCGTTCAGATCTGGTCTTTCAGGCCTCGATTCAGGCCCAGAATCACCTGTGGGTGTTTAGCCAACTTGGCAAGGTGTATCCCCTGGCCGTGGCCAAACTTCCCCCGGCCGCTAGCCAGGCCTCAATTTCCCTAATGTCCTTATTACCCAAGGGGGCCCAGAGCGAACCATGGGTGACTCAGCTCTTTCCCCTCGCGCCTGAACAGGATTTATTACTCCTGACCCGCCAGGGTCGTTT contains:
- a CDS encoding DNA topoisomerase (ATP-hydrolyzing); this encodes MAKQLPLADSSRILPTELHEEMQRSYLEYAMSVIVGRALPDVRDGLKPVHRRILYAMYELGLTPDRPFRKCARVVGDVLGKYHPHGDQAVYDALVRMVQDFSSRYPLLAGHGNFGSVDNDPAAAMRYTETRLAPLAMTAVLQEIDEAIIDFSPNFDSSQQEPTVLPAQLPILLLNGCSGIAVGMATNIPPHNLGEVVDGLVALIDNPNLSDQALWQLIPGPDFPTGGEILDSEGTQMAYQTGRGLIPVRGVSHLETIRGEKRRSHTRTAIVVTELPYQVNKAAWIEKVASLVNQQKLEGIADLRDESDRTGMRVVIELKRDADPQAILSTLYRTTALQSNFGVIFLALVNNRPVQLSLRQILQEFLHFREETLIRQYRHELSQAQQRLEVLSGLRTALGYLDQVMEILRSAPDGPTAKAQFQVHLDLTPVQADAILAMPLRRITGLEQHKLEQEYTALAHRGQQLETLLDNRRERLKGLKKELRQLKKQFSDPRRTRILQSMPLLPAVAQTPEPEPPSSIPLLEPPKPPTANRQVLTPSLPSPQQVSLALFTPQAPPESAILQITRTGEASWCLPEQVVPRSDLVFQASIQAQNHLWVFSQLGKVYPLAVAKLPPAASQASISLMSLLPKGAQSEPWVTQLFPLAPEQDLLLLTRQGRLKRLATTELAELGPRGLSLLKLKEDDHLQWVLSLAAETSPSQNLLLATSSGRLLRVLLTLDQIPRLGRTAQGQTALRLRPQEALIGALVVDATAQVGLLTQQGYGKALAVDTLRLAKLEDLGTTVIQFLTPTDRLLALWPRPVGLALRTSLGRDLSVQDNQLTLWGKDGPGDYLVPLEATEQILWANPWAVDIGPLSPTS